The genomic DNA GCAGCTGCTCCCGGCAGCTCCTCCCGGTGCGGCCGTCCGATGCCGGCGAGGTGTAGAGGTTGAGGAAGCCCGACTCGACCTTGACGtcggggcgcgggcggcgcgcgtccAGGCGCGCCGGGCGGAGCAGGCTCATGAGGTTGGCCGTCCACTCCGCCGGCGTCACCGTGCCGCGGAACGAGACGAGCACGTCGCGCCGCCCGAGCCGCCGGGTCATCTCGTCGGTGGACACCGCGACGTAGCCGACCCACGCGCCCGCGGCCTGCAGGGGAGTGGCGGCGCCAGGCACCGGCACGGCCACGTCCGGCGCCGCGTAGATGTACTTCGTCACCTCGtaccccgcgccgccgctggcctccTCGAGCAACCGCTGCTTGCGGTACTTGCAGCGCATGTACCCCGCCGACGCGCGGTCCATGTCGAGCGCGTCGTAGCAGGCGCCGACGAGGCCCCCATACCGCGCCACCTCGTCGCGCAGCACCGGGTGCAGCGGCTGCAGCAGGCCATCCCAGTCGCCGGAGCCCTGGACCTGCCTCCACATGGCGGCGACCGGGGCCGTTGTGCtaggcgtcggcgtcgtcggcggcggcggcgcggcgagtcgTCGTGGGTTGGGACGGCGGGGGCTCGTGGCCAGCTGCAGGGTGCAGCGCGGGCGGAGCGTGGCAGTGAAAGCCATTTCGTCTgttattt from Setaria italica strain Yugu1 chromosome VII, Setaria_italica_v2.0, whole genome shotgun sequence includes the following:
- the LOC101757643 gene encoding phospholipase A1 EG1, chloroplastic/mitochondrial; translated protein: MAFTATLRPRCTLQLATSPRRPNPRRLAAPPPPTTPTPSTTAPVAAMWRQVQGSGDWDGLLQPLHPVLRDEVARYGGLVGACYDALDMDRASAGYMRCKYRKQRLLEEASGGAGYEVTKYIYAAPDVAVPVPGAATPLQAAGAWVGYVAVSTDEMTRRLGRRDVLVSFRGTVTPAEWTANLMSLLRPARLDARRPRPDVKVESGFLNLYTSPASDGRTGRSCREQLLGEVSRLLASRAGDDGEDVSVTLAGHSMGAALALLLGYDLAELGLNRRGRGGRRIPVSVFSFGGPRVGNAAFKARCDALGVKALRVANVRDPVTCVPGALLNERTGELLGGWAGGACYVHVGVELALDFASLRDLGSVHDLGAYRAPALVTPPPIPPPMSPTS